Proteins from one Romboutsia sp. CE17 genomic window:
- a CDS encoding cation-translocating P-type ATPase: protein MFYKKTSEEIIRQMGSNLEGLSQKEAQKRLQENGYNELEEKEKTPTWKLFIESFKDPLVVILLMAALVQIFLGEVVESSIIFAVLILNSILGVVQTKKAEGSLESLKQLSVPNAKVIRDGLKITVPSRELVVGDIVILEAGDYVPADGRIIEAQTFKVVEGMLTGESEPVLKHENKIDEDCALGDQKNMVFSGSMVVYGRAVYVVTNCGMNTEVGKIANLLDTAESKETPLQKKLDEFGKKLGIGIVGLSILIFGVQVIRGGNIVDSFMFAIAIAVAAIPEALSSIVTIVLAMGTNTMAKKQAVIRKLPAVETLGSTSVICTDKTGTLTQNKMTVVDYYMYGVKKLALANNTNGCEVAATDISSNQEMALSLASILCNDSDITNEGVEIGDPTEVALINYASKNNLNYKTIREKHNRLNELPFDSDRKLMSTVNKVDGNVLMFTKGAPDVIFSRCKYALNDGELVPINEDIINEYKNINEEFSNKALRVLAFATKNIDDENFVPSLDDENELTLIGLMAMIDPPREEVYEAVREAKESGIKTVMITGDHKTTAAAIAKDIGIMVDGDLALTGQELDSLSEEELDEKLEHISVYARVSPENKIRIVKAWQKKGKITAMTGDGVNDAPALKQADIGIGMGSGTEVAKDASAMVLLDDNFATIVNAIEVGRTVYNNIKKSITYLFSGNLGGIIAILFAVMADWANPFTTLQLLFINLVTDSLPAIALGFEKPEKGVMKNPPREQDESILAGGTLKTVLIRGSIIGIVTILAQYIGMKHSPELGTAMAFATLTLSRIIQTFASRSNTETIFKLGFTSNKYALGAVVVCLGMFSLTLVPFMRGVFDIPMSYDLSSFIICFGLAIFASLAMESTKFIKR, encoded by the coding sequence ATGTTTTACAAAAAAACAAGCGAAGAAATTATAAGACAGATGGGGAGTAATCTTGAAGGGTTATCTCAAAAAGAAGCTCAAAAAAGATTACAAGAAAACGGCTATAACGAGTTAGAGGAAAAAGAAAAAACTCCAACATGGAAACTGTTTATAGAGAGTTTTAAAGATCCTTTAGTAGTAATACTTTTAATGGCAGCTTTAGTTCAAATATTTTTAGGTGAAGTAGTAGAGTCAAGTATAATATTTGCTGTTTTAATATTAAACTCAATATTAGGCGTTGTTCAAACTAAAAAAGCAGAAGGTTCTTTAGAGAGTTTAAAGCAATTATCAGTTCCAAATGCAAAAGTTATTAGAGATGGACTTAAGATAACAGTTCCATCTAGAGAATTAGTAGTTGGAGATATTGTAATTCTTGAAGCTGGAGATTATGTTCCTGCAGATGGAAGGATTATAGAAGCTCAAACTTTTAAAGTTGTAGAAGGGATGCTAACAGGTGAATCTGAGCCAGTACTAAAACATGAAAATAAAATAGATGAAGACTGTGCCTTAGGGGATCAAAAAAATATGGTATTTAGTGGTTCCATGGTAGTTTATGGTAGAGCTGTATATGTAGTTACTAATTGTGGTATGAATACTGAGGTTGGTAAGATAGCGAATTTACTGGATACAGCAGAAAGTAAAGAAACGCCACTTCAAAAGAAACTAGATGAGTTTGGTAAAAAGTTAGGAATAGGTATAGTTGGACTATCAATTTTGATATTTGGAGTTCAAGTTATAAGAGGTGGAAATATAGTAGATTCATTCATGTTTGCAATAGCAATAGCAGTTGCAGCAATACCAGAAGCTTTATCTTCTATAGTTACTATAGTTTTAGCAATGGGAACAAATACTATGGCTAAAAAGCAAGCAGTTATAAGAAAGTTGCCAGCAGTTGAAACTTTAGGTTCAACAAGTGTAATATGTACAGACAAAACTGGAACTCTTACTCAAAATAAAATGACTGTAGTGGATTATTATATGTACGGAGTTAAAAAATTGGCTTTAGCTAATAACACAAATGGATGTGAAGTTGCAGCAACGGATATCTCATCAAATCAAGAGATGGCTTTATCATTAGCTTCTATACTTTGCAACGATTCAGATATAACTAATGAAGGTGTCGAAATAGGAGATCCAACAGAAGTTGCTCTTATAAATTATGCAAGCAAAAATAATTTAAACTATAAGACTATTAGAGAGAAACATAATAGATTAAATGAATTACCTTTTGATAGTGATAGAAAGCTAATGTCAACTGTAAATAAAGTAGATGGAAATGTACTTATGTTTACAAAAGGTGCTCCAGATGTTATATTTAGTAGATGTAAATATGCATTAAATGATGGAGAATTAGTACCAATAAATGAAGATATAATAAATGAATATAAAAATATAAATGAAGAGTTTTCAAATAAAGCTCTTAGAGTTCTTGCATTTGCTACTAAAAATATAGATGATGAAAATTTTGTACCATCGCTAGATGATGAAAATGAATTAACTTTAATAGGTTTAATGGCAATGATAGATCCTCCTAGAGAAGAGGTTTATGAAGCTGTAAGAGAAGCAAAAGAATCTGGTATAAAAACAGTAATGATAACAGGTGATCATAAAACTACAGCTGCAGCAATAGCAAAAGATATAGGTATAATGGTTGATGGAGATTTAGCTCTAACTGGTCAAGAATTAGATAGCTTAAGCGAAGAAGAATTAGATGAAAAGTTAGAGCATATATCGGTATATGCAAGAGTTTCACCAGAAAATAAAATCAGAATAGTAAAAGCATGGCAGAAAAAAGGAAAGATAACAGCTATGACAGGAGATGGAGTAAATGATGCTCCAGCATTAAAGCAAGCTGATATAGGAATTGGAATGGGTAGTGGAACAGAAGTTGCAAAAGATGCTTCAGCAATGGTACTTTTAGATGATAACTTTGCTACAATAGTAAATGCAATTGAGGTAGGAAGAACAGTTTATAACAATATTAAAAAATCTATAACTTATTTATTCTCAGGAAATTTAGGTGGTATAATAGCAATATTATTTGCAGTAATGGCAGATTGGGCAAATCCATTTACGACATTACAATTATTGTTTATAAATTTAGTGACAGATTCATTACCTGCAATAGCTTTAGGTTTTGAAAAACCAGAAAAAGGAGTTATGAAGAATCCTCCTAGAGAACAAGATGAAAGTATATTAGCTGGTGGAACATTAAAGACTGTATTAATAAGAGGAAGTATTATAGGTATAGTTACAATACTTGCTCAATATATAGGAATGAAACATTCTCCAGAATTAGGAACAGCAATGGCATTTGCAACTTTAACTTTATCTAGAATTATCCAAACATTTGCTTCTAGATCTAATACGGAAACAATATTTAAATTAGGATTTACTAGCAATAAATATGCATTAGGTGCAGTGGTAGTTTGTTTAGGTATGTTTAGCTTGACATTAGTTCCATTTATGAGAGGTGTGTTTGATATACCAATGTCTTATGATTTAAGTAGTTTTATAATATGCTTTGGATTAGCAATATTTGCAAGTTTAGCTATGGAATCTACTAAATTTATAAAGAGATAA
- a CDS encoding calcium-translocating P-type ATPase, PMCA-type, protein MRYYNKSSDETLKYLKVNSEVGLSANDVDERIKKYGFNEFKVKEGKSLIEEISDSIMEPMILILLAAAVISSFVGEVHDAIGILGAVILGLAIGAATESKSKKAAQALSKLTENIEVKVLRNGNIHQVPKRDLVPGDIVYIESGDMIPADGRLIESINLKVREDMLTGESADVVKDSEKIIDMEVVYGKTEIIEQETIPAKQVNMVFGGTLVAYGRGMMVVTSTGDKTEMGKIAQNIGSDDIQTPLQIKLGKLGAKIAVISGIIASILFAFMIIKMSVNGELILDTSGILAFLKSLEPAKDVYMVCIALIVATVPEGLPTMVNITLAITMQKMAKINALVTKKEACETIGCVSVICSDKTGTLTQNKMMVEVAYVDGKYIDTSEYKSNSYFEENCIVNSTADIEKEENSYKYIGSATECALLLYHRNKDYNKLRKETNLISQIPFSSDKKRMSSLINKEGYGVFLTKGAPEILLERCAYMQKGRDIVEMTSQMKKELLREIKKLQLKSMRTLGFAYKNIDISAMQVATTYDDEIAISECLEPYENDRNLIFGGFVGIIDPLRDGVKESIQIAYDAGVKVKMLTGDNINTAVAIGEEIGLLDDGKKAVEATYIDILTDEELREEINDISIVARSKPDTKMRIVQALQANSEVVAVTGDGINDAPALSKADVGISMGISGTEVSKNASDIILTDDSFSTIVDGIKWGRGIYENFQRFIQFQLTVNIVAFMIAVISQIMGREMPFTTIQLLWVNIIMDGPPALALGLEPVRDYVIKRKPIKRNAGIIARSMYVNIIINAFLIMFIVHLQEFFNILNATPQEKGTVVFSLFAFSALFNALNCREFGLNSTIPNLFKNKLALEVIFMTAVAQIVFTQVFKGFFNSVALSVSMWIKIILLSSMVLVLNEIVKFIFRVIKKQGNIVRGKF, encoded by the coding sequence ATGAGATACTATAACAAATCAAGTGATGAAACCTTAAAGTATTTAAAAGTAAATTCAGAAGTTGGACTAAGTGCTAATGACGTAGATGAGAGAATAAAAAAATATGGATTTAATGAATTTAAAGTTAAAGAAGGTAAGTCTTTAATAGAAGAAATTAGTGACAGTATTATGGAACCAATGATACTTATTCTACTGGCAGCAGCTGTTATAAGTTCTTTTGTAGGCGAAGTTCATGACGCTATTGGAATTTTAGGTGCTGTTATTTTAGGACTAGCTATAGGGGCTGCTACAGAGAGTAAATCTAAAAAGGCAGCACAAGCACTTTCAAAATTAACTGAAAATATAGAAGTTAAAGTATTGAGAAATGGTAATATTCATCAAGTACCTAAGAGAGATTTAGTTCCTGGTGATATTGTTTATATAGAAAGTGGAGATATGATACCTGCCGATGGTAGGCTTATAGAATCAATAAATTTAAAAGTAAGAGAGGACATGCTTACTGGAGAATCAGCAGATGTTGTTAAAGATTCAGAAAAAATTATAGATATGGAAGTTGTCTATGGTAAAACTGAAATAATAGAACAAGAAACCATTCCAGCAAAACAGGTAAATATGGTATTTGGAGGAACTCTTGTTGCTTATGGTAGAGGGATGATGGTAGTAACTTCCACAGGTGATAAAACTGAAATGGGTAAAATAGCACAAAATATAGGTTCTGATGATATTCAAACACCCCTTCAAATAAAGCTTGGAAAACTTGGAGCTAAAATAGCAGTAATTTCTGGGATTATAGCATCCATATTATTTGCATTTATGATAATAAAAATGAGTGTTAATGGTGAACTTATCTTAGATACATCTGGAATATTAGCATTCTTAAAGTCATTAGAGCCAGCAAAAGATGTATATATGGTATGCATAGCTTTAATTGTAGCTACTGTTCCAGAAGGATTACCAACTATGGTTAATATTACACTTGCTATAACTATGCAGAAGATGGCAAAGATAAATGCTTTAGTAACAAAAAAAGAGGCGTGCGAAACTATTGGATGTGTATCTGTAATATGTTCTGATAAAACAGGTACATTAACTCAAAATAAGATGATGGTTGAAGTTGCATATGTAGATGGTAAATATATTGATACTAGTGAATATAAGAGTAATAGTTATTTTGAAGAAAATTGTATAGTAAACTCAACTGCAGATATTGAAAAAGAGGAAAACTCTTATAAGTATATAGGAAGTGCAACAGAATGCGCTCTACTTTTATATCATAGAAATAAAGATTATAATAAGTTAAGAAAAGAAACTAATTTAATATCTCAAATTCCATTTAGTTCAGATAAAAAAAGAATGTCATCATTAATAAATAAAGAAGGATATGGAGTATTTTTAACTAAAGGAGCACCAGAAATACTTTTAGAGAGATGTGCTTATATGCAAAAAGGAAGAGATATTGTAGAAATGACATCTCAAATGAAAAAAGAACTATTACGAGAAATTAAAAAACTTCAATTAAAATCTATGAGAACTTTAGGTTTTGCATATAAAAATATAGACATTTCAGCTATGCAAGTGGCAACTACATATGATGATGAAATAGCAATTAGCGAATGTTTGGAACCTTATGAAAATGATAGAAATTTAATATTTGGAGGTTTTGTAGGAATTATAGATCCTTTAAGAGATGGAGTAAAAGAATCTATACAAATAGCTTATGATGCAGGTGTAAAAGTAAAAATGCTTACAGGAGATAATATAAATACAGCAGTAGCTATAGGTGAAGAAATAGGTCTTTTAGATGATGGAAAAAAAGCTGTTGAAGCAACTTATATAGATATATTAACAGATGAAGAATTAAGAGAAGAAATAAATGATATATCTATAGTTGCTAGATCTAAGCCTGATACAAAAATGCGAATAGTACAAGCCCTTCAAGCAAATTCAGAGGTAGTAGCAGTTACAGGAGATGGAATAAACGATGCTCCAGCTTTAAGTAAAGCAGATGTTGGAATTTCAATGGGAATATCAGGTACAGAAGTTTCAAAAAATGCATCGGATATAATATTAACAGATGATAGTTTTAGTACGATAGTTGATGGAATTAAATGGGGAAGGGGTATATATGAGAACTTCCAAAGATTCATACAATTTCAATTGACTGTAAATATAGTAGCATTTATGATAGCGGTAATATCACAGATAATGGGAAGAGAAATGCCATTTACTACTATACAACTATTATGGGTAAATATAATTATGGATGGACCGCCAGCATTAGCATTAGGATTAGAACCAGTACGAGATTATGTCATTAAGAGAAAACCAATAAAAAGAAATGCAGGTATTATAGCTAGAAGTATGTATGTTAATATTATTATTAATGCATTCCTTATAATGTTTATAGTTCATCTTCAAGAATTTTTTAATATACTTAATGCTACACCACAAGAGAAAGGTACTGTTGTATTTTCACTTTTTGCTTTTAGTGCATTATTTAATGCTTTAAATTGTAGAGAATTTGGACTTAATAGCACAATACCAAATTTATTTAAGAATAAGTTAGCATTAGAAGTTATATTTATGACTGCAGTTGCACAGATAGTTTTTACTCAAGTATTTAAAGGATTTTTCAATTCTGTTGCCTTAAGTGTATCTATGTGGATAAAAATAATATTATTATCATCAATGGTTCTTGTATTAAATGAGATAGTTAAGTTTATTTTTAGAGTTATAAAGAAGCAGGGGAATATAGTTAGAGGAAAATTTTAA
- a CDS encoding VOC family protein: protein MIKKIGKITIYVNNQEEAKRFWTEKLNFIVKFEQAMGPNMKWIEVGPNEDEFTTFILYDKNMMKIQNPNASLGHPNIILSTDDIDTTYNNMKSNGVIVDKIMTMPYGRMFSFKDQDGNDYLIREDKF, encoded by the coding sequence ATGATAAAAAAAATAGGGAAAATAACTATATATGTAAACAATCAAGAAGAAGCTAAAAGATTTTGGACTGAAAAATTAAATTTTATAGTAAAGTTTGAACAAGCTATGGGGCCTAATATGAAGTGGATAGAAGTTGGACCTAATGAAGATGAATTTACTACGTTTATTTTATATGATAAAAATATGATGAAGATTCAAAATCCAAATGCTAGTTTAGGACATCCAAATATTATCTTAAGTACAGATGATATAGATACTACATATAACAATATGAAGTCAAATGGAGTAATTGTTGATAAGATAATGACAATGCCTTATGGAAGAATGTTCTCGTTTAAAGACCAAGATGGAAATGATTATTTAATAAGAGAAGATAAATTTTAA
- a CDS encoding IS256 family transposase: MKDQREIIIPDLDYQAEVRKCKTMEDVVGKNGLMQKLFKDIIQQLLEAEMEEHLGRERHERSNEANPNYRNGYSSKTIESSFGEVGLDIPRDRKAQFEPKVVKKYETVCNELDKKIIGLYACGMSVRDIQSEMEELYGIDVSPAMISKITDKVVEAAAEWQSRELDEIYPIVYMDAMHFKVRDDNKIVSKAAYICMALDMKGKKDILGIWIGESEGAKFWLSVCNDLKNRGVDDILIACMDGLKGLPEAIKTVYPDVSIQTCIVHQIRNSLKYIASKDQREFMKDLKSVYRAFNEETALKNLDILKEKWYSKYSVVIDSWYNNWSNLNTYFEYPHEIRRIIYTTNALEGFNRQLRKYTKVRTVFPTDESLRKSLYLSTMKIMEKWTSPNQNWASTLGQLTIMFGERIPNSYTI, encoded by the coding sequence ATGAAAGATCAAAGAGAAATAATTATTCCAGATTTAGACTACCAAGCTGAAGTAAGAAAATGTAAAACCATGGAAGATGTAGTTGGTAAAAATGGATTAATGCAAAAGCTGTTCAAAGATATTATCCAACAATTGCTAGAAGCAGAAATGGAAGAACATCTGGGAAGAGAAAGGCATGAAAGAAGTAATGAAGCTAATCCAAACTATAGGAATGGATATAGTTCTAAGACTATTGAAAGTAGTTTTGGTGAAGTTGGCCTAGATATACCAAGAGATAGAAAAGCACAATTTGAACCGAAGGTTGTTAAAAAGTATGAAACTGTATGTAATGAACTAGATAAAAAAATAATAGGTCTTTATGCCTGTGGTATGAGTGTAAGAGATATCCAATCTGAAATGGAAGAACTATATGGCATTGATGTGTCTCCTGCAATGATATCTAAGATAACAGATAAGGTTGTAGAGGCTGCCGCCGAATGGCAAAGCAGAGAACTTGATGAAATATACCCAATCGTATATATGGATGCTATGCATTTTAAAGTAAGAGATGATAATAAAATAGTTTCAAAGGCAGCATATATATGTATGGCTTTAGATATGAAAGGAAAAAAAGATATATTAGGTATTTGGATTGGTGAATCAGAAGGCGCAAAATTTTGGCTATCAGTTTGTAATGATTTGAAAAATAGAGGCGTAGATGATATTTTAATTGCATGTATGGATGGTTTAAAAGGTCTACCTGAAGCAATTAAAACTGTATATCCAGATGTAAGTATTCAAACTTGTATAGTTCATCAAATTAGAAACTCTCTTAAATATATAGCATCAAAAGATCAGAGAGAGTTTATGAAAGATTTAAAAAGTGTTTATAGGGCATTTAACGAAGAAACAGCACTTAAAAATTTAGATATTCTTAAGGAGAAATGGTATTCAAAATATTCTGTTGTAATAGATTCATGGTACAATAACTGGAGTAATCTGAATACGTATTTTGAATATCCACATGAAATTAGAAGAATTATTTATACTACAAATGCTCTTGAGGGATTTAATAGACAGTTAAGAAAATATACTAAGGTAAGAACTGTATTTCCAACAGATGAGTCACTAAGAAAATCACTATATTTATCTACCATGAAAATTATGGAGAAATGGACCTCTCCAAACCAAAATTGGGCGTCTACTTTAGGACAGCTTACAATTATGTTTGGAGAAAGGATACCTAACTCTTACACAATATAA
- a CDS encoding DUF1667 domain-containing protein yields the protein MSAVGTLVKTELTCIVCPMGCQLSLEHIGDEFKVEGNTCKRGEKYAKEELTNPKRVITTTVKLENSYLQLLPVKTDDSIPKGMMFDIMKELDKLKITAPVNVGDIIIENVLNTGVNIISSKSVEAL from the coding sequence ATGAGTGCGGTTGGAACTTTAGTCAAAACAGAATTAACTTGCATAGTATGCCCTATGGGATGTCAATTAAGTCTAGAGCATATAGGAGATGAATTCAAAGTAGAGGGAAATACTTGCAAAAGAGGTGAAAAGTATGCAAAAGAAGAGCTTACTAATCCAAAGAGAGTAATAACTACTACCGTAAAGCTTGAAAACTCATATTTACAACTACTTCCAGTTAAAACTGATGATTCTATTCCAAAAGGAATGATGTTTGATATTATGAAAGAATTGGATAAATTAAAAATAACTGCACCAGTTAATGTTGGTGATATAATTATAGAAAATGTTCTTAATACAGGAGTAAATATAATAAGTTCTAAGAGTGTAGAAGCCTTATAA
- a CDS encoding NAD(P)/FAD-dependent oxidoreductase: MRYNVVVIGGGPAGLGAALEAKRNGAGDVLIIERDRELGGILNQCIHNGFGLHVFKEELTGPEYAGRFINMVKEENIDYMLNTMVLNINEDKTIEALGEEGLINIESDAIILAMGCRERTRGAIDIPGYRPAGVYTAGAAQRLSNMDGYMVGKEIVIYGSGDIGLIMARRMTLEGAKVKAVVEINPHSSGLTRNIVQCLNDFDIPLKLSTSISYIHGKNRVTGVTLSKLDENRNPIPGEDEFIECDTVLLSVGLIPENELSVDAGVNLDMRTSGPIVNNSMLTNIDGVFACGNVVHVHDLVDFVTKESKVAGKNAAMYCLNKLEKNETVNTIAGDGIGYIVPQNIDTKTDEDINLFMRVRNIYKNKKLVVKSDDKVVLEKKRKHMIPSEMESINISKDILKNITGNISISIEEA; encoded by the coding sequence TTGAGATATAATGTTGTAGTTATTGGAGGAGGACCTGCAGGTCTAGGTGCTGCGCTTGAAGCTAAGAGAAATGGCGCTGGAGATGTTCTTATAATAGAAAGAGATAGAGAGCTTGGTGGAATACTTAACCAATGTATACACAATGGTTTTGGTCTTCATGTATTTAAAGAAGAGTTAACAGGTCCGGAATATGCTGGTAGATTTATAAATATGGTAAAAGAAGAAAATATAGACTATATGTTAAATACTATGGTTCTTAATATAAATGAAGATAAAACTATAGAAGCACTTGGAGAAGAAGGACTGATAAATATTGAATCTGATGCAATAATTTTAGCTATGGGATGTAGAGAGAGGACTAGAGGTGCTATAGACATACCTGGATATAGACCTGCAGGAGTATACACAGCAGGAGCAGCTCAAAGGCTTAGCAATATGGATGGTTATATGGTAGGTAAAGAAATAGTTATATATGGATCTGGAGATATAGGATTAATAATGGCTAGACGTATGACTTTGGAAGGAGCAAAAGTAAAGGCTGTAGTAGAAATAAATCCACATTCAAGTGGTCTTACTAGAAATATAGTACAATGTTTGAATGACTTTGATATACCTTTAAAATTAAGTACATCTATAAGCTACATACATGGTAAAAATAGAGTAACAGGTGTAACACTTTCTAAATTAGATGAAAATAGAAATCCAATACCGGGAGAAGATGAGTTTATAGAATGTGATACAGTATTACTGTCAGTTGGATTAATACCAGAAAACGAACTTAGTGTTGATGCAGGAGTAAATTTAGATATGAGAACTAGTGGACCTATAGTAAACAATTCTATGCTAACTAACATTGATGGAGTATTCGCTTGTGGTAATGTAGTTCATGTTCATGATTTAGTAGATTTTGTTACTAAGGAAAGTAAAGTAGCAGGAAAAAATGCAGCTATGTACTGTTTAAATAAATTAGAAAAAAATGAAACAGTTAATACTATAGCAGGAGATGGAATTGGTTATATAGTTCCTCAAAATATAGATACAAAAACTGATGAAGATATTAACTTATTTATGAGAGTTAGAAACATATATAAAAATAAAAAATTAGTTGTTAAAAGTGATGATAAGGTTGTTTTAGAAAAGAAAAGAAAGCATATGATTCCATCTGAAATGGAAAGTATTAATATAAGTAAAGATATATTAAAAAATATTACAGGAAATATATCTATAAGTATAGAGGAGGCTTAA
- a CDS encoding NAD(P)/FAD-dependent oxidoreductase, producing MYDVAIIGAGITGSSIARELSKYNLNIVVLEKGVEVCQGTTKANSAIVHGGFDAKEGSLKAKLNVRGNELYPKLCKDLNVEFKQIGSLVLAFNEEEQKHIEELYKRGVKNNSKGLKLLNKEEVLDIEPNVNKNVVGALLCESAGIVCPFNLNIALMENAINNGVELNLQSEVLGIRKEDELFNIITSKGNIKAKYIINAAGVYADKINKMIGGNEYRITARKGEYKILDKSEGKIANHVLFQCPSIKGKGVLVTQTVHGNLLVGPNANEVNDKEDITTTKDGINEIVEASRKTIDTIDFRKTITSFSGLRATSSTGDFCIFASKISKNFINVGGIESPGLASAPAIAEYVMGILREEGLVLEEKTNFNPIREKYKPFIYMSKEEKEEIIKQDERYKKIICRCESVTEGEIVDAINRPCGARTVDGVKRRVRPGMGRCQGGFCGPKVIEILSRELHIPVEDILKDYENSNVVLGKVKELRGELVEI from the coding sequence ATGTATGATGTAGCAATAATTGGGGCTGGTATAACAGGTAGCTCAATAGCAAGAGAACTATCTAAATATAACTTAAATATTGTAGTGCTTGAAAAGGGTGTTGAAGTATGCCAAGGAACAACTAAGGCTAATAGTGCTATAGTTCATGGTGGGTTTGATGCAAAAGAAGGAAGTCTAAAAGCAAAGTTAAATGTAAGAGGTAATGAGTTGTATCCAAAATTATGCAAAGATTTAAATGTAGAATTTAAACAAATTGGATCCTTAGTTCTTGCATTTAATGAAGAAGAGCAAAAGCATATAGAAGAGCTTTATAAAAGAGGAGTAAAAAATAATTCAAAAGGACTTAAATTATTAAACAAAGAAGAAGTATTAGATATAGAGCCAAATGTAAATAAAAATGTTGTTGGAGCACTACTTTGTGAAAGTGCAGGAATAGTATGTCCGTTTAATTTAAATATAGCCCTTATGGAAAATGCTATAAATAATGGAGTTGAATTAAATCTTCAATCAGAAGTCTTAGGAATAAGAAAGGAAGACGAGTTATTTAATATAATAACTTCAAAGGGGAATATAAAAGCTAAATATATAATAAATGCTGCAGGTGTATATGCTGACAAAATAAATAAAATGATTGGTGGAAATGAGTATCGTATAACTGCAAGAAAGGGAGAATATAAAATTCTTGATAAGTCAGAAGGTAAAATAGCTAATCATGTTTTATTCCAATGTCCAAGTATCAAAGGAAAGGGTGTACTAGTAACACAAACTGTACATGGAAATTTATTAGTAGGTCCAAATGCAAATGAAGTTAATGATAAAGAAGATATAACAACTACAAAAGATGGAATAAATGAAATAGTAGAAGCTTCAAGAAAAACTATTGATACTATAGATTTTAGAAAGACAATAACATCTTTCTCAGGGCTTAGAGCAACATCTTCAACAGGAGATTTTTGCATATTTGCATCAAAAATATCTAAAAACTTTATAAATGTAGGTGGAATAGAATCTCCAGGGTTAGCATCAGCACCAGCAATAGCAGAATATGTAATGGGAATTTTAAGAGAAGAAGGTTTAGTATTAGAAGAAAAAACAAATTTCAATCCAATAAGAGAAAAATATAAGCCATTTATTTATATGAGTAAAGAAGAAAAAGAAGAGATAATAAAACAAGATGAAAGATATAAAAAAATAATATGTAGATGTGAAAGTGTTACAGAAGGGGAAATTGTAGATGCTATAAATAGACCTTGTGGAGCGAGAACTGTAGATGGTGTAAAAAGAAGGGTAAGACCAGGAATGGGAAGATGCCAAGGAGGATTCTGTGGACCTAAAGTAATAGAAATACTATCAAGAGAATTGCATATACCAGTTGAAGATATTTTAAAGGATTATGAAAATTCAAATGTAGTATTAGGAAAAGTAAAAGAGTTAAGGGGTGAGTTAGTTGAGATATAA
- a CDS encoding DeoR/GlpR family DNA-binding transcription regulator, producing the protein MLTLDRHNKIIELLNKNIRMTTNELCEQLNVSAATIRNDLNFLEKEQLVKKFHGGAALLNQSNNLEFHKRDKLNNFEKDAIANEAIQLIQNDQCILLDASSTSLALAKKLHIFDRLTVVTNGIYTMLALKDVPNITVIFIGGIVTKNSGCTEGLLGCDLLSKVNADVSFISAHGFTLDEGLTDFNIYEVELKKQMLKRSKKLVALLDSTKLEKVSTASFIKSTDIDLLITDKKADSLIIEKYRNAGLNVNICQ; encoded by the coding sequence ATGCTAACACTTGATCGTCATAATAAAATAATAGAGTTATTAAATAAAAATATTAGAATGACTACAAACGAACTTTGTGAACAATTAAATGTATCTGCAGCAACTATTAGAAATGATCTCAATTTTTTAGAAAAAGAACAGCTCGTAAAAAAATTTCATGGCGGTGCAGCATTATTAAATCAATCTAACAATCTTGAATTCCATAAAAGAGATAAGCTTAATAATTTCGAAAAAGATGCAATAGCTAATGAAGCAATACAATTAATACAAAATGATCAATGCATTTTATTGGATGCAAGCTCAACATCTTTGGCTTTGGCAAAAAAATTACATATTTTTGATAGATTAACAGTAGTTACTAATGGTATTTATACAATGTTAGCCCTAAAGGATGTACCTAACATTACAGTTATATTCATAGGTGGTATTGTTACTAAAAACTCAGGATGTACTGAAGGTCTACTAGGTTGTGATTTGTTAAGTAAAGTGAATGCAGATGTTTCTTTTATATCAGCTCATGGTTTTACTTTAGATGAAGGCTTAACAGATTTTAATATATATGAAGTTGAATTAAAAAAACAAATGTTAAAAAGATCTAAAAAATTAGTTGCTCTATTAGACTCTACCAAATTAGAAAAAGTGTCAACTGCATCCTTTATAAAATCTACGGATATAGATTTATTAATAACAGATAAAAAGGCTGACTCATTAATTATAGAAAAATACCGAAATGCTGGTTTAAACGTTAATATATGCCAATAA